The Pseudomonadota bacterium genome window below encodes:
- a CDS encoding DUF2799 domain-containing protein produces MQRRAHCDNIQCCGDAYRHGVTRAKGKGGRMAMAWSSRTVAALCFSFLLVGCTTLNKSECLQADWRTIGLEDGAQGHPLTRIGEHRKACAQYGVRTDLPSYEAGHREGARLFCIPRTAYQLGLRGGTYHGICPAEHERDFVAYYQSGQEVRRLRLELNQERSVLGEIQAGHAANESVIATRESLLVGEGLTRRQRLVLLNEIKVLTETRVALEAAISGQEAVIEQLAETIARRELTF; encoded by the coding sequence ATGCAGCGAAGGGCGCACTGCGACAACATCCAGTGCTGCGGCGATGCCTATCGGCATGGGGTGACACGGGCTAAGGGGAAGGGTGGTCGAATGGCGATGGCATGGAGCAGCCGCACAGTGGCGGCATTGTGTTTCAGCTTTCTGCTTGTTGGCTGTACAACGCTCAACAAGTCGGAGTGTCTGCAGGCCGATTGGCGCACCATTGGACTGGAGGATGGTGCGCAAGGTCACCCGCTCACCCGTATTGGCGAACATCGCAAAGCGTGCGCGCAATACGGTGTACGCACCGATCTGCCGAGCTATGAGGCCGGTCATCGTGAGGGCGCGCGGTTGTTCTGCATTCCCCGCACCGCCTATCAGCTGGGTCTGCGCGGCGGCACCTATCATGGTATCTGCCCCGCGGAGCACGAGCGCGATTTCGTCGCCTACTACCAATCCGGCCAGGAGGTGCGTCGCTTGCGCCTGGAGCTGAATCAGGAGCGCAGCGTGCTGGGTGAGATCCAGGCGGGACACGCGGCAAACGAAAGCGTTATAGCCACCAGGGAGTCGCTGCTGGTCGGTGAGGGATTGACCCGGCGTCAGCGTCTAGTACTGCTCAATGAGATCAAGGTGTTGACTGAAACACGTGTGGCGCTGGAGGCGGCGATCAGCGGACAAGAGGCCGTTATCGAGCAGCTGGCGGAGACCATCGCTCGCCGCGAACTCACGTTCTAG
- a CDS encoding diguanylate cyclase, translating into MHHRPAAGQGAFPLHSDPRMAEITADPSLENLRDVLEYIDQGITMFDADLRLVVCNRRFLDMMDYPAEMGKVGTPFERFMRINAARGEYGEGDAETQVRERLELARQFQPHRFERQRPDGTMLEVIGRPLPRGGFVTTYTDVTEQRAAADAIRKARDELDLRVEQRTAELRQREKDLAEQTEALSITLEHMTQGITLADSQLKLRVCNRRFLELMDFPEWMGETGTPFEAFMRHNAERGEYGAGDVEAQVAERVAMAQQMRAHRFERVRPDGTVLEITGQPLAGGGFVTTYTDVTENHRSHERLHAILDTSPFGSVIWRLSDQRIIYSNQRFAAMCGRTVDDLLDTRIVNRHRAPSDAEQLIERFRAGEPIRDVEIQFRGPFGDAFWGLTTFEHFDYQNQGCVLEWVYDFTELHQVRTTLEHLAQHDPLTGLANRRLLQEHLDRTLAGAARRNGIVAVLFIDLDGFKALNDKHGHDFGDWVLSEMAARLESALRRSDLAARIGGDEFAVILDDLKGVGDAQAMAIRLLETLSMPCIRNELTTQLGASIGIALNDSAEADAETLLRFADRAMYRAKREGKGRCLFFDAEFDGDMQP; encoded by the coding sequence GTGCACCATCGCCCCGCCGCTGGGCAGGGCGCCTTCCCACTGCATTCGGACCCGCGCATGGCTGAAATTACCGCCGACCCCTCCCTGGAGAATCTCCGCGATGTACTGGAGTACATCGATCAAGGCATCACGATGTTCGATGCCGATTTGCGCCTGGTCGTCTGCAACCGACGCTTTCTCGACATGATGGATTACCCTGCCGAGATGGGCAAAGTCGGAACGCCTTTCGAAAGGTTTATGAGAATTAATGCCGCTCGTGGTGAATATGGCGAAGGTGATGCCGAAACCCAGGTGCGCGAGCGACTCGAGTTGGCGCGTCAATTTCAACCCCATCGTTTCGAACGTCAACGACCGGACGGCACCATGCTGGAGGTTATCGGACGCCCGCTGCCGCGCGGCGGATTCGTCACCACCTACACCGATGTCACCGAGCAGCGGGCCGCAGCGGATGCAATTCGCAAAGCCCGCGACGAACTGGATCTGCGCGTCGAGCAGCGCACTGCCGAGCTGCGCCAGCGTGAAAAGGATCTCGCCGAACAGACCGAGGCCCTCAGTATCACCCTGGAACACATGACCCAGGGAATCACGCTGGCTGATTCCCAACTGAAGCTGAGGGTATGCAACCGGCGTTTTCTGGAACTGATGGATTTCCCCGAGTGGATGGGCGAGACCGGAACGCCTTTCGAGGCGTTCATGCGCCACAATGCCGAACGCGGGGAGTATGGTGCAGGCGACGTCGAGGCCCAGGTGGCCGAACGCGTGGCAATGGCGCAGCAGATGCGTGCGCATCGTTTCGAACGGGTGCGCCCCGATGGCACGGTGCTTGAAATCACGGGTCAGCCGTTGGCGGGGGGTGGTTTTGTCACCACTTATACGGATGTTACGGAAAACCACCGCAGCCATGAACGGCTGCATGCCATCCTGGATACCAGCCCCTTTGGCTCGGTGATCTGGCGCCTCTCCGATCAGCGCATCATCTACAGTAATCAACGCTTTGCCGCCATGTGCGGACGCACAGTGGATGACTTGCTGGACACGCGCATCGTCAACCGGCACCGCGCGCCGTCCGATGCGGAACAGTTGATCGAACGCTTTCGCGCCGGCGAACCGATACGCGATGTGGAGATCCAGTTCCGCGGCCCGTTCGGCGATGCCTTTTGGGGCCTTACCACCTTCGAGCACTTCGACTATCAGAACCAGGGCTGCGTCCTCGAGTGGGTCTACGATTTTACGGAATTGCATCAGGTACGCACGACGCTCGAGCATCTCGCCCAGCACGATCCATTGACAGGACTCGCCAATCGGCGTTTGTTGCAGGAGCATCTCGATCGCACATTGGCCGGAGCTGCCCGACGCAACGGCATCGTGGCCGTACTGTTCATCGATCTGGACGGGTTTAAAGCGCTGAATGACAAGCATGGGCACGATTTCGGAGATTGGGTGCTTAGCGAAATGGCTGCGCGCCTGGAGAGTGCATTGCGTCGCAGCGATCTCGCCGCACGCATCGGTGGCGATGAGTTCGCGGTGATACTCGATGATCTGAAGGGAGTCGGGGATGCTCAGGCGATGGCGATTCGTCTCCTGGAGACACTCTCCATGCCCTGCATTCGCAATGAATTGACCACGCAGCTCGGGGCAAGCATCGGTATCGCTCTCAACGATTCCGCGGAAGCGGATGCGGAGACCTTGCTGCGCTTCGCCGATCGGGCAATGTATCGGGCCAAACGGGAGGGCAAGGGGCGCTGCCTGTTCTTCGACGCGGAGTTCGATGGCGACATGCAACCATGA